AGGTGTAGGGCACAGCCGGGCTGGGCGCGGCCGCCCGGCCAGCAGCGATTAGCTTGCGTTGGAGTTCATCCAAATTCATACGGTCTATAGTAGTTCAGACGGGCCATCCTGCGACCCGGTTACAGATACTTTTCCTTTGCGATTTTTGCCAGCACCTTTCGCATCTCCGCCCGCGCCCGGAAGGCCCGCACTTTCACCAACGGCACCGACCACCCCGTCAGGTTCGCTATCTCCTTGATCGAGTGCTCTTCCAGCTCCTGCAGCGTAATGACCAGCCGGGCAGAGGGGGAAAGGTGCTCGAGCACCCGTTGTATCAACTGGCGCGCCGCATCGGCCTCTTCGCTGGCCGAATCCGGCTGCCGGGCAAAATGTTCCAGCCAATCGCTTTCCGGCTGGCTCAACTCGGAAAAGCTCATCTCGCGATTGCGTTGATGACCGCGCAGAAAATCGTAGCAAGTGCGCACCGCCAGGCGCATCAGCCAGTGTTCGAAGGGCGCTTCACCCCGAAACCCGCTGAGCTTCTGGAAGGCCTTAAGCCACACCTCTTGGACAATGTCCTCGACTTCGCTTTCCCGGCGCGCATAGCGCCGGGCGGTGGCAAAGACGCGCGGCGAATACTTCTCGACCAGCGGCTCGAAACTCGCCGCGTCTCCTCGCAACACGGCGGCTATCAGTTCCGGTTCGCTTTGTTCCATCGGCGGCAGTATGCCCGGGGACAAATAAATGTCAAAAATGCCAGTAGTTGCCAAGCCCTGCCGCCGGCCTGTAAACTGGGATTCTGACTCAATGCAGCGTGTATTACTGACCCTCTGCCTGGTTCTGGCAGGGACCTCGGGAACCCTTAACGGGGCCGCGCAACTCTCCTGGCATCAAGACAGCGGATTCCGATGGGCCGAGCTGCCCGTGCATCCCACTGGAAAAACAGGGTTCAAACTCCTCTCCCCCGATGAGACCGGCATCACCTTTACCAATACACTCGATACACTCGAGGGTGAGGCCAACCGTGTCCTGTTCAACGGCTCAGGGGTCGCGGTCGGCGATTTCGATAACGACGGTCTGCCGGACATTTTCTTTTGCAGTTTGAATGGGCATAATGCCCTCTACAAGAACCTTGGCGGGATGAAGTTTAAAGATGTCACCGCCGGGTCCGGAATCGTCTGCTCGAACCAGTTCTGCAGGGGGGCTGTTTTTGCCGACATTAATGGTGATGGCTTCCTCGACCTGCTGGTCGCCACGACCGGCAGCGGAGTCTTATGTTTCCTGAACGATGGACACGGAAAGTTCTCGGACATTACAAGCTCGGCCGGCACTGCCACCCGGTTTGGCAGCATCACCATGGCCTTGGCCGATGTCGATGGCAACGGCGCCTTGGACCTTTATGTGGCTAATAATCGGACCGACGACATCCGCGATCACGGACAGGTCGATCTGCAGATGGTCAATGGCAAACTCGCCATTCCCCCTGCGCTCCAAAACCGCCTGGTCCTCATCAACGGAAAACTCTTCGAGTACGGCGAACCCGATATTCTGTATCTAAACGACGGACACGGCCATTTCAGCCCAGTTTCGTGGACGGGCGGCTCCTTCCTCGATGCAGCAGGCAATCCATTAACCGGCCCGCCTCTCGACTGGGGGTTGACAGCAACTTTCCGCGATATTAACGGCGACGGCTTTCCCGACCTGTACGTTTGCAACGATTACTGGACCCCCGACCGCATCTGGCTCAACGATGGGCAGGGGCATTTTCGAGCGGCTGATAACCTTGCCATTCGCCATACCAGCGCCAGCTCGATGGGCGTCGATTTTGCTGACCTGACCCGTTCGGGCCATCTCGACTTGTTCGTTGTGGATATGTTGAGCCGCGATCTGCGCCTGAGAAAACGCCAAATGTTTGC
This genomic interval from Verrucomicrobiia bacterium contains the following:
- a CDS encoding sigma-70 family RNA polymerase sigma factor, producing the protein MEQSEPELIAAVLRGDAASFEPLVEKYSPRVFATARRYARRESEVEDIVQEVWLKAFQKLSGFRGEAPFEHWLMRLAVRTCYDFLRGHQRNREMSFSELSQPESDWLEHFARQPDSASEEADAARQLIQRVLEHLSPSARLVITLQELEEHSIKEIANLTGWSVPLVKVRAFRARAEMRKVLAKIAKEKYL